A DNA window from Arachis duranensis cultivar V14167 chromosome 3, aradu.V14167.gnm2.J7QH, whole genome shotgun sequence contains the following coding sequences:
- the LOC107478338 gene encoding uncharacterized protein LOC107478338 — protein sequence MFPVFSQAARFRQLMLQVGMKFNTKQEFMEVVRDFTIQKGRQIKFKRNESYRVRAVCKWKNEEIKCPWVAYASKDHEETCWQLKTFNNEHVCPRMNKNRVANRKWLAQNLVKKLRKYPNLKHCEAAAYFKRRCDLNLNKFSLTRALTDAKNAVYGDAVSQYYRLRDYGETLLKSNPGSTVKIGVIPQVEGDPIFQRMYICLDGCKKGFKAGCRPLISLDGTFLKTHFGRQILSAVG from the coding sequence ATGTTTCCAGTATTCTCACAAGCTGCTCGGTTTAGACAGCTGATGCTCCAAGTTGGAATGAAATTTAACACTAAACAAGAATTTATGGAAGTTGTGAGGGACTTTACCATTCAAAAGGGGAggcaaataaaattcaaaagaaatgaAAGCTACAGGGTGAGGGCAGTTTGCAAGTGGAAGAATGAAGAAATTAAATGTCCATGGGTTGCATATGCATCTAAGGACCATGAGGAGACATGCTGGCAGTTAAAGACGTTCAATAATGAGCATGTATGTCCTAGGATGAACAAAAACAGGGTAGCAAATAGAAAGTGGCTTGCTCAGAATTTAGTCAAGAAGTTAAGAAAATATCCTAACTTGAAGCATTGTGAGGCAGCAGCTTATTTTAAGAGGAGATGTGACCTAAATTTGAACAAGTTTTCTTTGACTAGAGCTTTAACAGATGCAAAAAATGCAGTGTATGGTGATGCAGTCTCACAGTATTATAGACTTAGAGATTATGGTGAGACATTGCTTAAAAGCAATCCAGGGTCAACAGTTAAAATTGGAGTGATTCCACAGGTTGAAGGCGACCCAATATTTCAAAGAATGTATATTTGTCTGGATGGTTGCAAAAAGGGGTTCAAGGCTGGATGTCGGCCATTGATTAGTTTAGATGGAACTTTTTTAAAGACGCATTTTGGGAGACAAATACTTTCAGCTGTAGGATAG
- the LOC107478297 gene encoding receptor-like protein kinase THESEUS 1, translating to MVVVKRIPSGFALLVVFLVVLVNGTFGSYTFTDNYLIACGSSKNITFQGRNFVPDSQHSKLTLKTQNSVVAGSNSSAPFPVYKSARVFTEAASYKFEIGQQGRHWLRLYFSPLLNSGRNLSSASMTVVTDNFVLLSNFTFKNRPHGSCVFKEYAINVTDNTLTLSFIPSNDSVAFINAIEVVSMPDELFVDQALGLNPTAPVSGLSGVALETVYRLNIGGPSITAQNDTLGRTWVNDQKYLHVNNSVVNVSVNPSSIKYPVGVTPETAPNLVYATAEAMGDPNVGSPNFNITWVFNVDPNFSYFIRVHFCDIMSKSLNTLVFNLFINTDLGIGSLDLSSITNDLSVPYFKDFVSNASAGSNTLTVSVGPDKMADFPNATMNGLEIMKISNALRSLDGLSSVGSLLPGSLSKKNKIAIIVGSAVGALVVVALVGLCCCCLIGRKSKSTERGNSWLPLPIYGNSLTLTKMSTTSQKSGTASCKSLTSSNLGRFFSFQEILDATNKFDENLLLGVGGFGRVYKGTLEDGTNVAVKRGNRRSEQGLAEFRTEIEMLSKLRHRHLVSLIGYCDERSEMILVYEYMANGPLRSHLYGTDLPPLSWKQRLEICIGAARGLHYLHTGAAQSIIHRDVKTTNILLDENFVAKVADFGLSKAGPSLDQTHVSTAVKGSFGYLDPEYFRRQQLTEKSDVYSFGVVLMEVLCTRPALNPVLPRDQVNIAEWAMMWQKKGMLDQIMDQNLVGKVSVASLNKFGETAEKCLAEYGVDRPSMGDVLWNLEYALQLQETSSSLTEPEDNSTNHITGIQLTPLEHFDNSVTMIDEINSCTYDNIEDAATSTVFSQLVNPRGR from the coding sequence ATGGTGGTTGTGAAAAGGATTCCAAGTGgttttgctcttcttgttgttTTCTTAGTGGTTTTGGTTAATGGCACATTTGGTTCGTACACTTTTACTGATAACTATCTTATTGCTTGTGGTTCTTCGAAGAATATTACATTCCAAGGTCGCAATTTTGTTCCTGACTCACAGCATTCGAAACTCACTTTGAAAACTCAGAACTCGGTTGTTGCGGGTTCAAATTCCAGTGCCCCTTTTCCAGTTTACAAATCAGCTAGGGTTTTCACTGAGGCAGCTTCTTATAAATTTGAAATTGGGCAGCAAGGTAGGCACTGGCTCCGGCTATACTTTTCGCCTCTTTTGAATTCCGGTCGCAATTTGAGTTCTGCTTCAATGACTGTTGTTACTGATAATTTTGTCCTTTTGAGTAATTTTACCTTTAAGAATCGGCCCCATGGTTCTTGTGTGTTCAAGGAGTATGCAATCAACGTTACTGATAATACCTTGACTCTTAGTTTCATTCCGTCCAATGATTCGGTAGcctttattaatgcaattgaagTTGTGTCAATGCCGGATGAATTGTTTGTTGATCAAGCATTGGGTCTTAACCCGACTGCGCCGGTCAGCGGACTCTCTGGGGTTGCTTTGGAAACTGTTTATCGCCTCAACATTGGGGGTCCTTCAATTACAGCTCAGAATGACACATTGGGAAGGACTTGGGTGAATGATCAGAAATACCTTCATGTGAACAATTCGGTTGTTAATGTGTCTGTCAATCCTTCGAGCATTAAGTATCCAGTGGGTGTTACGCCCGAGACTGCTCCAAATTTGGTCTATGCCACTGCAGAAGCAATGGGGGATCCAAATGTAGGCAGTCCGAATTTCAACATCACTTGGGTCTTCAATGTTGATCCAAATTTCTCGTATTTTATTCGGGTGCATTTTTGTGATATCATGAGCAAGTCTCTCAACACTCTGGTCTTCAATTTGTTTATAAATACTGACTTAGGTATTGGAAGTCTTGATCTGTCATCCATAACTAATGATTTGTCTGTTCCTTACTTCAAGGACTTTGTTTCCAATGCCTCGGCGGGCTCAAACACTTTGACAGTAAGTGTTGGTCCGGATAAAATGGCTGACTTCCCAAATGCCACTATGAACGGGCTGGAGATAATGAAGATCAGCAATGCATTGCGGAGTTTGGATGGGCTTTCTTCAGTTGGCAGTCTCCTTCCTGGCTCATTGTCAAAGAAGAACAAGATAGCAATTATAGTTGGTTCTGCTGTTGGGGCTTTGGTTGTCGTAGCATTGGTTGGTTTGTGTTGTTGCTGCTTAATAGGGCGCAAGTCGAAGTCTACTGAACGGGGTAATTCATGGCTACCTTTACCCATCTATGGAAACTCGCTGACCTTGACGAAAATGTCAACAACTTCACAGAAGAGTGGAACAGCAAGCTGCAAATCTTTAACATCGTCGAATCTCGGACGATTCTTCAGTTTCCAAGAAATCCTAGATGCAACCAACAAATTTGATGAGAACCTACTTCTTGGTGTTGGTGGTTTCGGTAGAGTTTATAAGGGAACACTTGAAGATGGGACTAATGTAGCTGTTAAAAGAGGCAACCGAAGATCTGAACAAGGTCTTGCTGAATTCCGAACAGAAATTGAAATGTTATCAAAGCTTCGTCATCGTCATCTTGTGTCGCTCATTGGTTATTGTGATGAGAGGTCGGAAATGATTCTTGTTTATGAATACATGGCTAATGGACCCCTTAGGAGTCATTTGTATGGAACAGACTTGCCACCTCTATCATGGAAGCAGCGACTTGAAATTTGCATCGGAGCTGCAAGGGGCCTTCATTATCTCCACACCGGTGCCGCTCAAAGCATAATTCACCGAGATGTGAAGACAACAAATATTCTCTTAGATGAGAACTTTGTTGCTAAAGTTGCGGATTTTGGCCTTTCCAAAGCTGGTCCTTCTCTTGATCAAACCCATGTGAGCACTGCTGTTAAAGGTAGTTTCGGTTATCTCGATCCTGAGTACTTTAGAAGGCAACAACTAACCGAGAAATCTGATGTTTATTCATTCGGAGTAGTGTTAATGGAGGTGTTATGCACAAGGCCAGCCTTGAACCCTGTCCTTCCTAGGGACCAGGTTAATATAGCCGAATGGGCAATGATGTGGCAGAAAAAAGGGATGCTTGATCAAATCATGGACCAAAATCTTGTGGGGAAGGTGAGCGTTGCTTCTCTTAATAAGTTTGGGGAGACAGCAGAGAAGTGCTTGGCTGAGTATGGTGTGGACCGTCCGTCTATGGGAGATGTCTTGTGGAATCTTGAATATGCTCTTCAGCTTCAAGAAACCTCGTCGAGCCTCACAGAACCAGAAGACAACAGCACAAACCACATTACTGGAATTCAGTTGACTCCCCTTGAACACTTTGATAACAGTGTTACTATGATTGATGAGATAAACTCTTGCACATATGACAATATAGAAGATGCAGCTACAAGCACAGTGTTCTCACAATTGGTAAATCCTCGCGGAAGATGA
- the LOC107478295 gene encoding peptidyl-prolyl cis-trans isomerase CYP37, chloroplastic produces MSLSFSSSSLTVSLTRELSSSSFSPATTTRSFFYRTRPACSPSTITCFSNSKNHLARAIELAKELVAGQRDTSASVAAEASFVKQLKLKNLVPAIIVSVQITLLLPLVGPWDCSGSYLSPSAMAILYSPDTKVPRTGEVALRRAIPANANMKSIQDSLEDISYLLRIPQRKPYGTMEGNVKKALKMAVDQKESILASIPAELKEKGSLVHASLINGKGGLQALLQSIKEQDADKVSVNLASALDTVAELELLQAPGISFLLPQQYVQYPRLSGRGTVEFTIEKGDGSTFSPVGGESKKTATIQVVIDGYSAPLTAGNFAKLVMDGAYDGVKLSTSNQAILSDNGADKNSGFSVPLEIMPSGQFEPLYKTTLSVQDGELPVLPLSVYGAVAMAHNEVSDEYSSPYQFFFYLYDKRSAGLGGISFDEGQFSVFGYTTNGRDILPQIKTGDIIRSAKLVEGQDRLVLPKDS; encoded by the exons ATGtcactctctttctcttcttcttccttaacCGTTTCCCTCACTCGCGAGCTTTCTTCTTCATCCTTCTCTCCAGCAACCACCACCCGTTCCTTCTTCTACCGCACCAGACCCGCTTGTTCTCCTTCCACTATCACGTGCTTCTCCAATTCCAAGAACCACCTTGCGAGGGCCATCGAGCTCGCAAAG GAACTGGTGGCAGGCCAGCGTGACACGTCAGCATCAGTAGCAGCAGAAGCTAGTTTTGTGAAGCAGTTGAAGTTGAAGAATTTGGTTCCCGCCATAATTGTGTCGGTTCAGATCACTCTTTTGCTTCCTTTAGTTGGACCATGGGATTGTTCAGGGTCGTATCTGTCACCTTCTGCAATGGCGATTCTGTATTCACCGGATACCAAGGTTCCCAGAACCGGAGAAGTTGCTTTGAGAAGGGCTATTCCTGCAAACGCTAACATGAAATCCATTCAG GATTCTCTGGAAGATATTTCGTACTTGTTAAGGATCCCACAGAGGAAACCATATGGAACAATGGAGGGGAACGTGAAGAAAGCATTGAAG ATGGCAGTAGATCAAAAGGAGTCTATACTTGCAAGTATACCAGCAGAATTGAAGGAAAAGGGTTCTTTGGTACATGCATCTCTAATAAATGGAAAG GGTGGGTTGCAAGCACTTCTACAATCTATAAAGGAACAGGATGCAGATAAAGTATCTGTGAACCTTGCTTCTGCACTAGATACTGTAGCAGAGCTAGAGTTATTACAG GCTCCAGGAATATCTTTCTTGTTGCCACAGCAATATGTGCAATACCCACG GCTTTCAGGGAGAGGAACTGTTGAGTTTACCATTGAGAAAGGAGATGGTTCAACATTTTCTCCAGTTGGTGGTGAATCAAAAAAAACTGCCACCATTCAG GTTGTTATTGATGGATACTCTGCTCCATTAACTGCAGGGAATTTTGCAAAACTG GTGATGGATGGAGCTTATGATGGTGTGAAGCTCAGCACTTCCAACCAAGCTATTCTATCAGATAATGGAGCTGATAAGAACAGTGGTTTCAGTGTTCCCTTGGAAATAATGCCCTCTGGACAATTCGAGCCCCTTTACAAAACAACGCTGAGTGTGCAG GATGGAGAACTTCCAGTTCTTCCTCTATCTGTTTACGGGGCAGTAGCTATGGCGCATAATGAAGTCTCTGATGAGTATTCATCGCCTTATCAGTTTTTCTTCTATCTCTATGATAAACGAAGT GCTGGCTTGGGAGGGATATCATTTGATGAAGGACAATTTTCGGTTTTCGG ATACACGACTAATGGGAGAGATATCCTACCCCAGATAAAAACTGGTGATATTATTCGTTCTGCAAAGCTTGTCGAAGGTCAAGACCGCCTTGTATTGCCAAAGGATAGTTAA